Proteins from a genomic interval of Bifidobacterium longum subsp. infantis ATCC 15697 = JCM 1222 = DSM 20088:
- the rpmB gene encoding 50S ribosomal protein L28 gives MAARCAVCGKGPQTGFTVSHSHRRTKRSFRPNLQSVRTTIDGENTRLRVCVKCLKAGKVQRVAA, from the coding sequence ATGGCAGCTCGTTGCGCAGTGTGCGGCAAGGGACCGCAGACCGGTTTCACCGTTTCCCATTCGCACCGTCGTACCAAGCGTAGCTTCCGCCCGAACCTGCAGTCTGTGCGCACCACGATTGATGGCGAGAACACTCGCCTGCGCGTGTGCGTCAAGTGCCTCAAGGCCGGCAAGGTTCAGCGCGTGGCCGCGTGA
- a CDS encoding MerR family transcriptional regulator — protein MSMDDETDSRYTTGDIAKLTGVSVRTVQYYDAKGLLIPNEISDGGRRLYGAAEVERMRVILFLKGLGFKLEQIRSILSDERPERVLVDLLDQQTASLQSGIAEQKQRLDDCLQLRKALTVSASDFVSSTLTDMATVMNTTTTHSLRTTYLVMLAIALPATLLQIACLVIGVMTDVWWPLPVAVLLAIALTVAAMKYYRSRVQYLCPACHETFQPGMREFVFAAHTPKTRKLTCPHCGHRGYCMELSI, from the coding sequence ATGTCGATGGACGATGAAACGGACAGCCGATACACCACAGGGGACATCGCCAAACTCACTGGTGTGAGTGTGCGAACCGTGCAGTACTACGACGCCAAAGGTCTGTTGATTCCCAATGAGATCAGCGACGGCGGCCGAAGGCTGTATGGGGCTGCAGAGGTCGAGCGGATGCGGGTCATCCTTTTTCTCAAAGGACTCGGCTTCAAGCTGGAGCAGATTCGCTCGATTCTGTCGGACGAGCGGCCGGAACGGGTGCTGGTTGATTTGCTGGATCAGCAGACGGCATCCTTGCAGTCGGGTATCGCCGAGCAGAAGCAACGTCTTGATGACTGCTTGCAGCTGCGCAAAGCACTGACGGTCTCGGCGTCGGACTTCGTATCGTCAACATTAACCGACATGGCAACCGTTATGAACACCACAACCACTCATTCCCTGCGCACCACATATTTGGTCATGCTGGCAATCGCATTGCCCGCGACTTTGTTGCAAATTGCATGCCTCGTCATCGGTGTGATGACAGATGTATGGTGGCCGCTGCCGGTCGCCGTTCTGCTGGCGATTGCGCTCACTGTTGCGGCGATGAAGTACTATCGCTCCCGCGTGCAGTACCTATGTCCGGCTTGCCATGAGACCTTCCAGCCGGGTATGCGAGAGTTCGTATTCGCCGCACACACGCCCAAGACACGCAAGCTTACCTGCCCGCATTGCGGTCACAGGGGGTACTGCATGGAACTCAGCATCTGA
- a CDS encoding MFS transporter yields MTDPTNVHEPVPQSAKLTAREKKWIIYDVGNSAFVLLSTAVIPIYAKSLMPADGNIVSAWGYAQTIASLVIALLMPLLGSIADVQGMKIKFFLGFFGTGVVTCCAMALPLTWLPFLVVYILATIGLNGSLTFYDSMLIDTTSNERMDKVSSHGYGWGYIGSTVPFIFCIVLIFGGPSLFGWSTVACTRASFIITAIWWVAFTIPLLTSYRQVHYRATRDQLGSAMRGTFSELAGTFGKIVKNKPLWMFMIAFFFYIDAVNTVISMSTSYGAELGIDSTQLVVALLVTQFVAFPCAILYGRLAARFGCKAMITAAVVAYMCIVLFAAFFMKSAVEFWILAILVGMFQGGIQALSRSYYGKIIPKDHANEYYGFYDIFGKTASIIGTFLVATTTSLTGNASFGVLSIAILLVAALVFLLLQKDPTQA; encoded by the coding sequence ATGACTGATCCCACGAATGTCCACGAACCGGTGCCGCAAAGCGCCAAACTGACCGCCCGCGAAAAGAAGTGGATCATCTACGACGTCGGCAACTCGGCATTCGTGCTGCTGTCCACCGCCGTCATCCCCATTTACGCCAAATCGCTGATGCCGGCGGACGGCAACATCGTGTCCGCCTGGGGCTACGCGCAAACCATTGCCTCCTTGGTCATAGCGCTGCTCATGCCGTTGCTCGGCTCCATCGCCGACGTGCAAGGCATGAAAATCAAGTTCTTCCTGGGCTTCTTCGGCACCGGCGTGGTCACCTGCTGCGCAATGGCCTTGCCCCTGACCTGGCTGCCGTTCCTGGTCGTCTACATTCTGGCGACCATCGGCCTTAACGGCTCGCTGACGTTCTATGATTCGATGCTTATCGACACCACCTCGAACGAGCGCATGGACAAGGTCTCCTCGCACGGCTACGGCTGGGGCTACATCGGCTCCACCGTGCCGTTCATCTTCTGCATCGTGCTGATCTTCGGCGGCCCGTCGCTCTTCGGCTGGTCCACGGTGGCTTGCACGCGCGCCTCATTCATCATCACCGCCATCTGGTGGGTGGCATTCACCATCCCGCTGCTTACCAGCTACCGCCAAGTGCACTATCGCGCCACCCGTGACCAGCTGGGCTCGGCCATGCGCGGCACGTTCAGCGAACTGGCGGGCACGTTCGGCAAAATCGTGAAGAACAAGCCGTTGTGGATGTTCATGATCGCGTTCTTCTTCTACATCGATGCCGTGAACACGGTGATTTCGATGAGTACCTCCTACGGTGCCGAGCTTGGCATCGACTCCACCCAGCTGGTGGTGGCACTGCTCGTCACGCAGTTCGTGGCCTTCCCCTGCGCGATTCTCTACGGCCGCCTGGCGGCGCGATTCGGTTGCAAGGCGATGATCACGGCGGCGGTCGTAGCATACATGTGCATCGTGCTCTTCGCCGCGTTCTTCATGAAATCGGCCGTGGAGTTCTGGATTCTGGCGATTCTGGTCGGCATGTTCCAAGGCGGCATCCAGGCGCTCTCCCGCTCGTACTACGGCAAGATCATCCCCAAGGATCACGCCAACGAGTACTACGGCTTCTACGATATCTTCGGCAAGACCGCCTCAATCATCGGCACCTTCCTGGTGGCCACCACCACGTCCCTGACCGGCAACGCCTCGTTCGGCGTGCTGTCCATCGCAATCCTGCTCGTCGCGGCGCTGGTCTTCCTGCTGCTGCAGAAAGACCCGACGCAAGCGTAA
- a CDS encoding carbohydrate kinase family protein — protein sequence MLNLRRGIGTHEPSVISLGQVWVDIMLNVDEVPAQGGFAVADHPKPSIGGSYRVLQAASRMGVPTEHAGILGNGLWAHFIRQSFQDNGITHIGQDRLDEDSGFRVVLSSGAPKKTFIASYGAEAHGDADTFNTLEPQPKDVVHISGNTLMDHTATGVDGFLLKAGTDPAARDYTLVINPTNTLRLVNDHMLEDLVLARPVWSCNRQEAMTLAERLGAPIDDSKVTIGGGLDDFMHQLCDGLGTTLRAPLVVRVGARGAWIREPGGETIHIEGYPTKAVHTRSAGGCHTGVMCAMLAKGHSLAESVKIANAAASIAIQRSLNGVPQCPDYDEAIALIGE from the coding sequence ATGTTGAATCTCAGGCGAGGTATCGGCACTCACGAGCCCAGCGTGATTTCACTGGGGCAAGTCTGGGTGGACATTATGCTCAATGTGGACGAGGTGCCGGCACAGGGCGGATTCGCCGTGGCCGATCATCCGAAGCCTTCCATTGGCGGCAGCTATCGCGTGCTGCAGGCGGCCAGCCGCATGGGCGTGCCGACCGAGCACGCCGGCATTCTGGGCAACGGCCTGTGGGCGCATTTCATCCGCCAGTCATTCCAAGACAACGGCATTACGCATATCGGCCAGGATCGTCTTGATGAGGATTCCGGTTTCCGCGTGGTGCTGAGCTCCGGCGCGCCGAAGAAGACGTTCATCGCTTCCTATGGCGCCGAGGCTCATGGCGACGCGGACACGTTCAACACGCTGGAGCCGCAGCCCAAAGACGTGGTGCACATCAGCGGCAACACACTGATGGACCATACGGCCACCGGCGTGGACGGATTCCTACTCAAGGCCGGTACCGACCCGGCTGCACGCGACTACACGCTGGTGATCAATCCCACCAATACGTTGCGTCTGGTCAACGACCATATGCTTGAGGACCTGGTGCTCGCACGCCCGGTCTGGTCCTGCAACCGTCAGGAGGCCATGACGCTGGCCGAGCGCCTGGGCGCGCCGATCGACGACAGCAAGGTCACCATCGGCGGTGGACTCGACGACTTCATGCACCAGTTGTGTGACGGCTTGGGCACTACACTGCGCGCGCCGCTGGTGGTGCGTGTCGGCGCCCGCGGCGCTTGGATTCGTGAGCCAGGTGGCGAGACGATTCATATCGAGGGATACCCGACCAAGGCCGTACACACCCGTTCGGCGGGCGGTTGCCACACCGGCGTGATGTGCGCGATGCTGGCAAAGGGCCATAGTCTGGCCGAATCGGTAAAGATCGCCAACGCGGCGGCATCCATCGCCATCCAGCGCAGCCTCAACGGCGTGCCGCAATGCCCCGATTACGACGAGGCCATCGCGCTGATCGGCGAATAG